A genomic region of Solanum dulcamara chromosome 2, daSolDulc1.2, whole genome shotgun sequence contains the following coding sequences:
- the LOC129880171 gene encoding putative late blight resistance protein homolog R1B-23: MSSDKYLYVKKLIPFEPLQQIEDSWAIVDMPATSMDQIKLLKREFKFIDCFLCLHNLTDESNMLDDVTLKIQILFQDAGVDLNKVYRERLRMVYSMYLQWWNPIIDTLIGQVQDKIQMIKSDIRAKYSFPKISLAPNYKIVLEFMDDVLWILNDLVPIDDPEPKEKIKEVIKELNLLRFFVCFVSNKHREPQRCQHTFFTHVLAVSGHAAIVAWLHLPSRSKENQDILARVGNFFSMGLKKKASEMNLLLSELLQMKIKPIQPGIRKIYIDVLQALKSTIQSGSHPNKEAADCGSAETLPHNLALNDQMEILREMLSLLRANLVHLPILDLEFHLQDMEVVIINAGLLIYSLYDSEGEKEDTMLEDVNQTIGLDLPSNIHHIKEMVYLIIRKVFQSNLPRIHGLGYVDFLLSNLEKFQGCYSGSLASVMNQLQIIQKELESAQPFLENVVEQQHNKHNRFQHWAMLLIGKAYEVEYVVDACIRKELPHWCVEHWLSDIIDDITLLTEKIAIKDKKILNPASHDTRNTASTETSEQLSRALMMNEEIVGFEDVTEELRDKLTKGCRELDVISIVGMPGLGKTTLAKKLFYDKSIVEYFDIRAQCCVSQVHKRVDLLLSIFHDATGMSPSSSTEDDVADKLRKTLLPKRYLILVDDVWETRAWDDLICCFEDANKGSRIILTTRHRDVAEHARFHSDPLHLRLFNDDESWELLKSKAIGEERYSHPGLEEVGRKIAIKCGGLPLSIVLVAGILAKMEKKEESWKQVATTLGSLIHNDSKDIVEQSYQDLSCHLKPCFLYFGGFLEDRVIDVTTLTRLWISEAFIKSCKGKRLEDIAEGYLDSLIGRNLVMVAQRDDSDGKVKACRLHDVLLAFCKERAKEENFLLWIKRDQNANPFSCIHSHKQHAQRRLAFCEVDTLEKWSSSCSLVGSVLFRNDTTFFALNGLSLQHFTISRILQTFKFLKVLDLEHSVIIDFFPTNLVHLRYFAAGTRQRSIPSSIANLWNLETLILYRENDDLVIPNTIWKLAKLRHLHTFHSIVIVQNAEELPEYSSKLNDLDTFSTPSFSCVKDAELMLRKMPNIRELRCSFRYDQRHLFPVLDFPTRLETLNIFGSIPPNISASNLKKLILNSCELHLSNLRNIAQLQNLQALELRTVEFRKVWKVSNDEFPQLKVLKLEYLSLIEWTVADEAFGNLECLFLSYCTYLKGIPSCFGDICTLKYIEVENCNEIVAQSARDIREKQVEDYSNTDFKLFIKEL, from the exons ATGTCTTCAGACAAATATTTGTATGTAAAGAAATTAATTCCCTTTGAACCTCTGCAGCAAATTGAAGATTCATGGGCTATAGTTGATATGCCGGCGACTTCAATGGATCAAATCAAGTTGCTTAAAAGGGAGTTCAAATTCATCGATTGTTTTCTCTGCTTGCATAACTTGACAGATGAATCCAACATGCTAGACGATGTCACGCTGAAAATCCAAATTCTATTTCAAGATGCTGGAGTGGACCTCAACAAGGTCTATAGAGAGCGTCTCCGCATGGTCTATAGTATGTATTTGCAGTGGTGGAATCCAATAATCGATACATTAATCGGTCAAGTGCAAGACAAGATTCAGATGATTAAGTCAGACATAAGAGCGAAATACTCCTTTCCCAAAATATCATTAGCACCTAATTACAAAATCGTACTAGAATTCATGGATGATGTTTTATGGATTCTTAATGATCTAGTGCCGATTGATGATCCTGAAcccaaagaaaaaattaaagaggTCATAAAGGAGTTGAATTTACTGAGGTTTTTCGTTTGCTTTGTTTCAAACAAACACAGAGAGCCTCAAAGGTGCCAACATACTTTCTTTACTCATGTTTTAGCTGTGTCAGGCCACGCAGCAATTGTTGCGTGGTTACATTTGCCAAGCCGTAGCAAGGAAAATCAAGACATATTGGCTCGGGTTGGTAACTTTTTTTCTATGGGCCTGAAAAAAAAAGCAAGTGAAATGAATCTTCTGCTGTCTGAGCTGCTGCAAATGAAGATTAAGCCCATTCAGCCAGGCATCCGCAAAATCTACATTGATGTCCTGCAAGCTTTGAAGTCGACAATACAATCAGGCTCGCATCCCAATAAGGAGGCAGCTGATTGTGGCTCTGCGGAGACTCTGCCACACAATTTGGCCTTGAATGATCAAATGGAAATCCTTCGAGAGATGCTCAGCCTATTAAGAGCCAATCTCGTCCATCTTCCTATACTAGATCTTGAATTTCATCTTCAAGATATGGAAGTTGTTATTATTAATGCTGGACTTCTAATATACTCATTATACGACAGTGAGGGGGAGAAGGAAGACACAATGTTGGAAGATGTGAACCAGACAATTGGTCTTGATCTTCCGAGCAACATTCACCATATCAAGGAGATGGTCTACCTCATTATTCGAAAGGTATTTCAATCTAACTTGCCAAGGATTCATGGGCTAGGCTATGTCGATTTTCTTTTAAGCAACTTGGAGAAGTTCCAAGGTTGTTATTCAGGTTCACTCGCTTCTGTCATGAACCAACTTCAAATCATTCAGAAGGAACTTGAAAGTGCACAACCTTTTCTTGAGAATGTTGTCGAACAACAACATAACAAGCACAACAGATTTCAACATTGGGCTATGCTACTGATTGGTAAGGCATATGAGGTGGAATATGTAGTTGATGCTTGCATAAGAAAAGAACTTCCTCACTGGTGTGTCGAGCATTGGCTCTCAGATATCATTGATGATATTACTCTTTTAACGGAAAAGATAGCGATTAAGGACAAGAAAATTCTAAATCCAGCATCACATGATACCAGGAATACTGCCTCTACTGAGACGTCAGAACAATTGTCTAGAGCTCTGATGATGAATGAAGAAATAGTGGGCTTTGAAGACGTGACGGAAGAATTAAGAGACAAACTAACAAAGGGATGCAGAGAACTAGATGTTATTTCTATTGTTGGTATGCCTGGCCTAGGTAAGACAACTTTGGCCAAAAAACTCTTTTATGATAAGTCAATTGTTGAATACTTTGATATTCGTGCACAATGTTGTGTGTCTCAAGTACATAAGCGTGTGGATTTGCTACTGTCCATTTTTCATGATGCAACTGGCATGAGCCCTAGTTCATCTACTGAAGATGATGTAGCAGATAAGCTTCGGAAGACATTGCTGCCGAAAAGATATCTTATCCTTGTTGATGATGTGTGGGAAACACGTGCATGGGATGATTTGATATGTTGTTTCGAAGATGCAAATAAAGGAAGTAGAATCATCCTTACAACACGACATCGTGATGTTGCAGAACATGCTAGATTTCATAGTGATCCCCTTCACCTTCGTCTGTTTAACGATGATGAAAGTTGGGAGTTGCTAAAATCTAAAGCTATTGGTGAAGAAAGATACTCCCATCCCGGACTTGAAGAGGTTGGGCGAAAAATAGCAATAAAATGTGGTGGGCTACCTCTTTCAATTGTTTTGGTGGCTGGTATCCTCGCAAAGATggagaagaaagaagagagTTGGAAACAAGTGGCCACCACTTTAGGCTCCCTAATTCACAATGACTCAAAGGACATTGTAGAACAAAGTTATCAAGATTTGTCCTGTCATCTTAAGCCTTGCTTCCTTTATTTTGGAGGATTTTTAGAGGATAGAGTGATTGATGTTACAACATTAACAAGGTTATGGATATCAGAAGCATTTATAAAAAGTTGTAAAGGCAAAAGATTGGAGGATATAGCAGAAGGTTACTTGGATAGTCTTATTGGAAGAAATCTTGTGATGGTAGCTCAGAGGGACGACTCAGATGGTAAGGTCAAAGCATGCCGCCTTCATGATGTATTGCTCGCATTCTGCAAGGAAAGAGCCAAGGAGGAGAATTTTCTGCTATGGATAAAACG GGATCAGAATGCCAATCCTTTTTCATGTATTCACTCTCACAAGCAGCATGCTCAGCGTCGCTTGGCCTTTTGTGAAGTGGATACTCTTGAAAAATGGAGCTCGTCTTGCTCACTTGTTGGCTCTGTACTTTTCAGGAATGATACAACATTCTTTGCCCTTAATGGGCTATCCTTACAACATTTCACAATTTCACGCATTTTGCAgactttcaaatttttaaaagtgTTGGATTTGGAGCACAGTGTTATTATTGATTTCTTCCCGACGAATCTAGTTCACTTGAGGTATTTTGCTGCAGGAACTAGGCAGAGGTCGATCCCATCATCCATAGCCAATCTTTGGAACCTTGAAACTTTGATACTATATCGTGAAAATGATGATTTGGTCATACCCAATACAATTTGGAAGTTGGCTAAATTGAGACATCTACATACTTTCCACAGTATTGTCATAGTACAAAATGCAGAAGAATTACCTGAATActcctcaaaactcaatgaCTTGGACACTTTTTCCACTCCCTCTTTTTCTTGTGTAAAGGATGCAGAGTTGATGTTGAGAAAAATGCCTAATATTCGGGAACTGAGATGCAGTTTTAGGTATGATCAACGCCATCTATTCCCTGTTTTAGATTTTCCAACACGGCTTGAGACACTAAACATTTTTGGTTCAATACCCCCAAACATCTCCGCATCAAATCtcaaaaaattgatattgaacTCCTGTGAACTGCACCTTTCGAACTTACGAAACATTGCTCAGCTTCAGAACCTTCAGGCACTTGAACTGAGAACCGTTGAATTTAGAAAAGTTTGGAAAGTGAGCAACGACGAATTCCCTCAACTCAAAGTCTTGAAACTAGAATATTTGTCCTTGATAGAATGGACTGTCGCCGATGAAGCCTTTGGTAACCTTGAATGCTTGTTTCTAAGTTATTGCACATATCTGAAGGGGATCCCTTCTTGTTTTGGAGACATTTGTACTCTAAAGTACATTGAGGTAGAGAATTGCAACGAAATTGTTGCCCAGTCAGCCAGGGATATTCGAGAAAAACAAGTTGAAGATTATTCAAATACTGATTTCAAGCTCTTCATCAAGGAATTATAA